cacaagaaaagctaaaactGAAGGAAAGTCGCACGGAAAGAGAAGTAGAGGGACTGAAGGGTTCCCATTTTAAAAGATCAAACTGCGGGGATAAGAGACCAAAGGACGAGCAATAATGAGCATTGATCATCCCGCACTGACAGAGCTCGAAAGACGAAAAGGCCTCGGACAGCGCATAGGGAAGGGATACCGCCGTCAAAACCGATTGATTTTCGCGTCTGCCAGacgcgcaaaaaaaaaaaaaaaaagggggagttAAAGTGAAGAGCCTCAGGGGCCTTACTACTCCTCGGGCCCTTCAAGCCgaagagctcaaggagtgggggggcaagtgatgaggagaacgccctcggtcccataattacgccgagacgaatacctaacagcggtcaaaagatacacagcagacaagcattgccacgtcaatcagataagcactcaatagagaaacccccgagacctcaggaacaggctaacccaccgaagatcacggaggcaacagttatcccgaactcctcggagacggaggctatcgcgaaacccttatcgggaaagtcccgaagaaggcgggaggaagatcccgaagatccctcatgatccctatcccgagaaaaggtaagagaagaaggtgggggattctccttattttccatcaattaacatagtttaaaagggacaaggaaccctagatcaaaggactaacttaatcatcggagatcgaccgggggagcaagccccgtctccattgcaggtacattcagaaaggcaagaagggaacgtgcggctaccacttccgaAAATCCTTCATCAGTTCCTATTTGGATTTCTTTCACCATTTGTTATTGTTCTCTTTCTTCTGCTTCAgatctcttctttttctctgttggattccttcttcttcattgatcATTTCAGGGTTTTGCGATTTGAAGATTAAGGTTTTTCACGATTTGGGAACagggttttcttcttcttccttcttccttcttccttcttccttcttcttcttctatacacacacacgcacacacagacGTGTATATCACAGTATCCAGTCGCAAGAAACCCATCGGTTGATTGGATCCGACAACTGGAACCCGTAGATGGGTTTCGGCTTCTAATGCAGTTAACGATAGAATCCGTCGCTGGGGTTCCTGCAACGGAAGTGATGGACCATTCCGAAGTCCAAAACGGCAATGGAACCCATTGTTGATTTCGATGGTCGAAGCATAGCCGAGACGCCGGGGTTTGCCctcttattaattatttttttgtttataattaattaacatcattttgtataaaaaaaagtcacctgataacaaaattaaatcacataaactTCTCTCAACGTATGAATGACCAAACTAAGCTACACTGAGAACCTCGTATCATTATTATAATGATTAATGAGACTGCAGCATCGTTATAGTCAGTGGGTGCCTGCCTGCCATGACAAGCCTCATATCATAGCTACAGTGAGAGCTGCATCGCAGTGGCTTCTCTCTCTAAGCTGTTtactaaaaactaaaacaaaatgcGTACGAGtctttaatgaattttaattatttttttaaaataaaaataaaatatgaatataagtcgcgtttaaatatttttcaaaacaaacatgtaaatataattaattaaaaactcaaTTACATCCATAAAAGAGGAAGTCTTCGATTCAAGGCTTTCccataaaatatgaaatgagaCAACAGATGAGTGCTAGAATTTGCTCATCTCATCTAGCTTGGCAGATTAAATGACAGCCAAAACCAAACCAGGTCTCGCCAAATCGATATTGGGTGGTTATAGAGATAGGTTTTTAGGGGTCTTCTGGAGTTGCCCAATGATCAGGAGAGAGTGATAAACAGCCTAAATTCTCAACTTTAAATTCACTCTCTATGCAGTTAAAGtagattaaattcaaatttatctcCCCAGCTAAAAATTATGAGATCGAGCAACAAGAACCCACCCGCGCAAAGAAAGGACTAGATGGTATAACAACATTTCAATAATTAGAGTCAAACCTATATGCAAATGCAATCATAAACCGcaatctatatatttatatgattattatatatttgtataaaatcaCCCATGGAAAGGCTGCAGTGGGAATGCTAAAAGTTACCCCTTTCGTAATTGGGACAGGTCATTTGAATTGTAAAAGTCTCCACAGGGTGAAGTTAAAGCTATAGCTATGCATGAAAGCgactttttttttaactctaataagtgccacacaaaaaaaacattaaaaggcctttaaaatatattagttACACATTACCTACCAAATTCTTTGGTAAAAGAGACGAGCCAATCTTCAATAATTAAAACCCATCTTTGGGTTcaacaatatattaatttaatcaaatagtCAGTCAATCCATCTCCAACAAGAAGGAACCTTATTGAACATATTATTTAGTAGTatcttgtttaaaaaattatggggACTACACACAAGTATTCACGCAATGACAAAGGGAAATTAAGTAGACAACCACTGGtgaaataacttaaaaaatcaaatcgaccCTTAATTTGGACAACTGTTCTGTTTCAAGACATTTGATTTGGAGGGACAGCAGGAGCCATGTAGACAAATCCAAATGACAATTCTTACCTATATGGCTTTCCAAATCCACAGTTTACGCCTCCCTCCCAGGTGAATACTCCCCCCTTCCTGTTGATTCTTATATTACCATCTTCTCTTATTTATTCTATtgcataaattattaatttactcCACAATTACTATATAAGCCTCCCAAGAACCAGGAGCCAAAAACACGGAGACGGGCAGGAAAAACTAAACAAACTCCTTGCGAAAAAATCATGGGAATCCATCTAGCAATCAAGCTGCTGACAATAGTGATTTTTCTTGGGTATGGCATGATATGGATATTAATGCCAACTAAAGTGTTTTGGCTACACTGGCTGCCTGAAATTCATGCTAAGGTTGACACCACATGCTTTGGACTAGAAGGTCTGATTTTCTCTCGTCTTCCTAATagtaatagaaaatatatatatatgtatgtatataaatattgcTGATGAAACTAAATGCTATTTATCTTCGTCAACCATGCAGGGGCAAACATTCTGATATACACATTTCCAGTACTATTCGTTGCTGTTTTGGGATGTTTATACCTTCATCTAGGAAAGAACGACGTTGATCAGAAAGACGGAAGGTTGTCTTCATGGTCGAATGAAAAAACTAACGGAGGATAGTTCTTTCTATTCATACTGATGATTCTTTACCTCTATGATAGGAGTGCCACGAATTTTCCTTCGACCATGTGGAGAAAGCTAGCATTGGTGAAGGGTCCTCTGGGGATTGTTTCTTGGACAGAGCTCGCCTTCTTCTCCATGTTCATTGGACTCCTCTTCTGGTCTTTCTCAGCTTATTTACACGGGATGACAGCAAATATCACAAGAAAGTCTGCAGCACAAATGGGAGAGGAAGTGTAAGAACAACTACTTCATTTGGAGCTAAAATTACTTTGTTATCATATACCTCTATTCATAGTTTGTGTAAGAGATTTGAAGTTCAACCTAAATGGAACTGGTATGATTGGTTTTGGCAGATGGGAAGTGAAATTAGACAGCGCAGGACTATTGCTAGGCCTTCTAGGTAATATCTGTCTAGCGTTTCTCTTCTTTCCAGTGACTCGAGGATCATCAATACTGCGGCTTGTGGGCCTCACATCAGAGTCGAGCATTAAGTATCATATTTGGCTTGGGCATATAACTATGATCCTCTTCACAGCACATGGCTTATGTTACATCATCTTCTGGATTGGAACACATCAAATTTCCGAGGTACAGTATTCTCCCTGTTCAGTGTATGCAAGCAACAATACAACGATATGAACATATAGTTTCCTACAAGACATTATGATTTTCCAGAATCTATCTAAAAAAAAGGACTTAAATATGCTTAGTTGGACCACTTCTTAAATTTGAATATAGTCAGATCTTTCAACCTCGAATTTTTTGTTGCAATACAGATGCTCAAGTGGGCTAAAGTTGGGATCTCAAATTTGGCAGGAGAAGTAGCTTTGCTCTCTGGATTAGCCATGTGGATCACAAGTTTCCCTAGCCTAAGGCGCAGCATCTTTGAACTGTTCTTCTACACTCATCATCTCTACATTCTCTTCATTATATTCTTTATATTTCATGTGGGGTTCTCCTACTTTTGCATCACGCTTCCTGGTTTCTACCTCTTCTTGATTGATCGGTACCTACGCTTCCTACAGTCCCAGCAAAAGGTCCGCTTGGTTTCTGCCCGTATTTTTCCATGTCAATCAGTGGAGCTGAACTTCTCCAAAAGCCCAGGTGAATTCATGGTCCAAACAATAATTACTTAAGTTTCATTCTAAGAATTCAGTTGAACTTTCAGCATAAAAGATATAGCAATATGATAGTTGGGTTTTGAGATAGTGGCTTACTGGTGTATACAAATCCGTTCATTCTGGTGCCAGGGTTGAGTTATACTCCGACAAGCATCATGTTCATAAATATGCCCTGCGTCTCCAAGATTCAATGGCATCCATTTACGGTTACTTCCAACAGTAGTACAGATCCTGCGAAGCTAAGTGTGGTCATAAAAAGTGAAGGAAGTTGGTCTCAGAAGTTGTTCCacaaaatttcttcttcttcactagaCCACCATGAGGTCTCAATTGAAGGACCTTATGGACCTGCATCCACTCATTTTCTCAGGTAAGCAAATAATGAAAAGTAAATGGCAACTGGCAAGCAATAGGTAAAAATAACTAAGCTTTCCATGGTAAGTGTGAtcaaggaaaatgaaggaaTCAGGTCTCAGAAGTTGTCCCACAAACTGTCTAAGCCTTCTTAACTGGACAAAAGTAAGGCCTTCAATTGAAGGAGAAGGACCTTATGGACCTTGATCCACTTATTTTCTCAGGTATGcgtaaggaaaagaaaatggcaaACTATAGGTAAATACAACTAATTCTTTCATGATTTGACAGTTCAAGTTTTGAGAATGTTTCTAACAGAATGCTTCACCAGGCTTTCCCTAAGAAATTAAGACTTCCCTAAGAAATTAAGACAAAAACCAGAGTTCCAATATCACATTAGAAGAATAAAACATAAGAGAAATGATTgttattgtaattattattaatccAGTAATGTATTAAAAGTTTGGTGTGTGGCATACCTTAACTAAGAGGGAGAAACATCTGATGCAGGCATGACACACTGGTGATGGTAAGTGGAGGAAGCGGCATCACTCCATTCATCTCCATCATTCGTGAGCTCCTCTTCACCAAAAGCATAAGAAGTTGCATGACCAAACAGGTTCTCCTAATTACTGCTTTCAAGAAATCTGTGGATCTCACCTTGCTAGAGCTCCTAATACCAGTTTCCAGAGCAACCTATGGCATTTCTGGCTTGCCAATACGGATTGAGGCATATGTAACGAGAGAAACAGAAGCCATTTCAGATTATCAAAAGCCTTGCCGAACAATACAATTCAAGCCCGGTGCCATGGATGTGCCAGTTTCTGCAATTTTAGGCTCAAACAGCTGGTTTTGGCTTGGAACTATAATCTCATCCTCCTTtgtcatattccttctgctcaTTGGCAGTATTacacaatattatatatatcctATTGATCACAACAGTGATAAGAGATTTCCACATACTTTAAGATCTGCTATGAACATGCTATTTGTATGTGTGTCCATAGCAATGACCGCCACTGCAGCCTTCCTATGGAAGAAAATCCACAATGCCAAAGAAATGAAACAGATTCAAGACCTTGACATGCCAACACCAATGACATCTCCACAGCCAGACTCACAGTTCTACAATGAGGATACAGAATTGGGAAGCCTTCCCCACCAGTCACTTGTTCAAAATACTAAGGTGCACTATGGAGAAAGACCTAACCTTAAGAGTATGAATTCTTCTCAAACaacttctctccttttcttATATTTGTCTAGCTGCATAAGTATAATTAGTTATACTTAAAACTGTGTGAATCATATCGAGGAGGGCATAGAAGTAAAAACTTCGGGAGATATTAATCTAGGCATAAACATAGAAATTAT
This genomic stretch from Diospyros lotus cultivar Yz01 chromosome 1, ASM1463336v1, whole genome shotgun sequence harbors:
- the LOC127794060 gene encoding ferric reduction oxidase 2-like, which translates into the protein MGIHLAIKLLTIVIFLGYGMIWILMPTKVFWLHWLPEIHAKVDTTCFGLEGANILIYTFPVLFVAVLGCLYLHLGKNDVDQKDGRLKLALVKGPLGIVSWTELAFFSMFIGLLFWSFSAYLHGMTANITRKSAAQMGEEVDLKFNLNGTGMIGFGRWEVKLDSAGLLLGLLGNICLAFLFFPVTRGSSILRLVGLTSESSIKYHIWLGHITMILFTAHGLCYIIFWIGTHQISEMLKWAKVGISNLAGEVALLSGLAMWITSFPSLRRSIFELFFYTHHLYILFIIFFIFHVGFSYFCITLPGFYLFLIDRYLRFLQSQQKVRLVSARIFPCQSVELNFSKSPGLSYTPTSIMFINMPCVSKIQWHPFTVTSNSSTDPAKLSVVIKSEGSWSQKLFHKISSSSLDHHEVSIEGPYGPASTHFLRHDTLVMVSGGSGITPFISIIRELLFTKSIRSCMTKQVLLITAFKKSVDLTLLELLIPVSRATYGISGLPIRIEAYVTRETEAISDYQKPCRTIQFKPGAMDVPVSAILGSNSWFWLGTIISSSFVIFLLLIGSITQYYIYPIDHNSDKRFPHTLRSAMNMLFVCVSIAMTATAAFLWKKIHNAKEMKQIQDLDMPTPMTSPQPDSQFYNEDTELGSLPHQSLVQNTKVHYGERPNLKKLIRECDGSSIGVLVSGPKKMRQEVAAICSSCEKGNLHFESVSFTW